A genomic segment from Helicoverpa armigera isolate CAAS_96S chromosome 10, ASM3070526v1, whole genome shotgun sequence encodes:
- the LOC135117383 gene encoding uncharacterized protein LOC135117383 — protein MPKHRQKSRHVDRNSSQQERNARTQPRSRTPAVRRSRSRERRSRRSKRASKRSCEQRQLRSPSVHEVGENSRTTHKGLSKRRRVQSQSSLSSSEERSPRRKRSANLSNLDIVEKLLNVIASKNTTDVDKFPVLNVVPDFDPMCREQTVETWIHKVEECAQIYGWSDKQIVHYAMPKLCGVAKTWYQGLPSLLHSWSEWKLRLTESFPSQTNYAETLTQMLNKRAKFGESLEEYFYTKINLLNRCKIYGKDAVDCIIYGIDDRGVRLGAQGAQFSEPEQLLKFFKSVKINQPIGNDPKNKNTDRQEKKPAQKSDNDKRPKPQSLKCYNCNETGHPFFRCSKPTIRCNNCNLRGHLADNCPNKTNQAHKANVESQSVMEVHSTDNINAKYKIPIRINGKTLLSHIDLGSECTLIRLTDAISLGIQWKTESLPILRGLGNIPYRPVGRAFVDIDVQDIIEENVEILIVTDDMINDPVLLGHTYTERPQIQITKLIQI, from the coding sequence ATGCCGAAGCACAGGCAAAAATCCAGGCATGTGGACAGAAACAGTTCGCAGCAGGAAAGGAATGCTAGGACGCAGCCGAGGTCCAGAACTCCAGCCGTGCGTCGTAGCAGGTCACGTGAACGACGGTCGAGGAGAAGTAAGCGGGCGAGTAAGCGATCTTGTGAGCAACGACAGCTCCGGAGCCCTTCAGTGCACGAGGTAGGAGAGAATTCAAGAACTACTCATAAAGGCTTATCTAAAAGACGTAGAGTACAAAGTCAATCATCGCTGTCAAGTTCGGAGGAAAGGTCGCCTCGTAGGAAGAGAAGTGCTAATTTAAGTAATCTAGATATAgttgaaaaacttttaaacgttatAGCAAGTAAAAATACCACTGACGTAGATAAATTCCCTGTCTTAAATGTTGTACCTGATTTCGACCCAATGTGCCGTGAGCAGACTGTGGAGACCTGGATACATAAGGTTGAAGAATGCGCTCAGATTTATGGATGGTCTGATAAACAAATAGTCCATTATGCAATGCCCAAGCTCTGCGGCGTTGCTAAAACCTGGTATCAGGGTCTCCCCTCTCTGCTACATTCCTGGTCTGAATGGAAATTAAGGTTAACGGAGTCTTTTCCTTCACAAACTAACTATGCGGAGACACTTACTCAAATGTTGAATAAGAGAGCTAAGTTTGGCGAATCTcttgaggaatatttttatactaaaattaatctGCTAAACCGTTGCAAAATCTATGGTAAGGATGCAGTCGACTGCATAATATACGGCATAGACGATAGGGGTGTTCGCCTAGGTGCTCAAGGGGCGCAATTCTCTGAACCCGAACAGTTGCTTAAGTTCtttaaaagtgtaaaaattAATCAACCGATTGGTAAcgatcctaaaaataaaaatacagatcgACAGGAAAAGAAACCTGCTCAAAAATCGGATAATGATAAAAGGCCTAAGCCacaaagtttaaaatgttataattgtaaCGAGACTGGTCATCCATTTTTCCGTTGTTCTAAACCTACAATTAGATGCAATAATTGCAATTTGAGAGGTCATTTAGCAGATAACTGCCCTAATAAAACGAACCAAGCTCATAAAGCCAATGTAGAGTCCCAGTCTGTAATGGAAGTACATTCGACTGATAATATAAATGCTAAGTACAAAATTCCAATTAGAATTAATGGCAAAACACTTTTGTCTCATATTGATCTTGGAAGCGAATGTACCCTTATTAGACTGACTGACGCGATAAGTCTAGGAATTCAATGGAAAACTGAGTCCCTGCCTATTTTGAGGGGATTAGGTAATATTCCCTACCGGCCAGTAGGACGTGCGTTCGTTGATATAGATGTACAGGACATAATTGAAGAAAATGTTGAGATTTTGATTGTGACTGACGATATGATTAATGACCCGGTATTACTAGGACACACGTACACTGAACGTCCACAgatacaaataacaaaactaatacAGATATAA